The Streptomyces sp. NBC_01463 DNA window GAGGTCGCTCTTCACATAGCCGTAGAGCCGCTTGCCACCGCTGTACGGGCCGGAGGCCGCGGTCCGGGCCACCGCGTCGGTGACCAGGTCGATCTGCGGCTTCTGGTCGGCCAGCTCGCCGTACCAGATCTCGATGACGCCCTGGTCGCGGGCCATGACGACCTCGACCTTGCGGTCCTTGTCGATGCGCCAGTAGCCGGACTCGGACTCCAGCGCGCTGACCTTGTTCCCCTCGGCGTCGAGGACCCAGGTGTGCGAGACGTACTCCAGGAAGTCCCGGCCGTCGTGGCTGAAGGAGACCTCCTGGCCGAAGTTGCACTTCTCGGCGCCGGGGAAGTCGGACACGCCCGCGCCCGCCCAGTTGCCCAGGAGGAAGGCCAGCGGGACGAGGTCCGGGTGAAGGTCGGACGGGATCTCGATCATGAGCGGCTCAGTCGATCTGTGAGGCGGGAGGCGGGGACGCCGGGAACGGGAGGAAGGGGTTAGCGCTGACCCTGGTACAGCTTCTTCACGGTCACGCCGGCGAAGGCGAGAACGCCGAGGCAGACCAGGACCAGCAGGGCGGAGAAGAATGCCTCAAGCACGGGAGCTCCTTGAACGAGCGGTATGGCGGCAGTACAGGGCCGGGCCCCAGCCTAATGGGTGGGGGCCCGGCCCGTCGGTTCGGGGTTTGCCGCGGGGCGGCTCAGCCCAGCAGCTGGTTCTGAAGGATCAGGGTCTGGTGGAAGGGGACGCGCGGCGTCCCCCCGCCCCCCTTCCGGGACTGGACGACCAGGGCGACGGTGTCGCCGGCGACCAGATAACCCTGCCGGGCCTGCGCGGCCCCGAAGGGCTTCTGCTCGCTGAACACGTACGACGACGTGTTCACCACTCTTCCCCCGCCCGCCCACGACTCGTCGAGGGCCATCTCGGCCGCACCGGCCAGCGGATCGCCGGCCGAGGACCCGATGGAGCGCTCGTCGCGGTACGCGTCCGCGTCGGCCGTCGAGTTGAACTGGAGCAGGTAGATCCGGCTCGACGTGCCGTCCGGCATGGTCCAGCCGCGGGCAGCGATATGCCGCAGGGCCGCGTCCCGCAGGGTGACGCCCAGGCCGGCGCGGGCTTCCTTGTCGTACTCGGAGACGAACTGCTGCGTGGAGACCCAGCCGCCCGTCAGCTTCTTGTCCGCCGTTGCTCCGGCCGGGGCCGGGAGCAGCAGCTTGCGCAGGTCGGCGTGGTGGACCTCGGCCGTGTTGCCCTCGTGGAAGGGGCGCGGCGCGCCCGCCGGGAGGGCGGGCAGGCTCAGCCGGGGGTACTCCCAGCGTCCGTCACCCTCGGTGGCCAGCCCCGGCACCTCGGTGCGCTCCATCGAGGTGATGCCGTACGCCGTGCCGGCGCCGACTCCGCCGAGCACCAGGACGGCGGCGGTCCACCGGGCCACGGCCCGCAGGACCCGCCGCGGCGGCCGGGGTGCGGCGGGCGGCGGGGGCAGGGGCGGCAGCAGCGGCATGGGCGGGAGCTGCGCGGGTGCGGGCTCGGTGACCGGTGCGGTGTCGGTGGCGGCCGGCGCGGCCGTCTGCTCGGTCATACGTACTCCCCCGGGGACGTGATGTGGTCGAGCTGGTCCTTCACCAGTTCGGCGACGGCCGACTTGTCGAAGGGCTTGGTCCCGGACGCGTTGAAGGTGAGCACCAGCTCGCCGTCGTAGGCCGTGCAGAACATCCCCTCGATCGTCTGCTTGCTGCTCTTCGGGTCCAGGAAGCACGTGGCGTTCTTCTTGTGACCGCTGATCGCCGGGCCGTCCCGGAAGACGCCGATGCTGTCGAAGAGCTCCGACTTGAACGTGTAGAGGTCCCGGACGGCCTTCTTGTCCTTCATCCGCACCAGTTGGGTGTCGACGGTCAGGTCGTTGGCGTCCGAGGCGTACGTACGGATCGCGAGGCCCTGCACATGCAGCTTGTCGATCCGCTTCTCGAACTCCCGGCGCTGCTTGCCCGACAGACCGCGGCTGGCGTCCTTCATCTGGGCGGTCGCCGCGCGGCCGCTGAGCTCGGTGTCGTTCCCGTACGTCCCGGAGTCCGGACCGAGCCGGAAGCCGGAGGGAACGGGCAGCAGCAGCCTGCTCAGCTCGGTGGAGGCCCGGCCCCGGGCGACGTCGCCGGCCGGGTCCTTGCCCGGTCCGTGCGCGGGCTTCCGCCAGAGGGCCGTGCTGACCGTACGGTCGGCTCCGTCGACCGTGACCTTCGTGTACGCGGCCGCGCCGGCGACGGCGGCGAGCACCAGCACGACGGGGACGGTCGCCAGGACGACCCGGCGGGCCCGGCCCTTACGGGCGGGCTCCGGAGCGGTTCCGGGCGCGGGCCCGGCAGGGGCCGGCGGGGTCACGTCGTCGTTCACAGGCGCTCCAGCTGTCGCTCGGCCAGCGTCCGGATGTCCTTCTTGCTGATCGACTCGGTGTCGTAGATGTTGATGTCGACCATCACGTCGCCCCGGTGGAAGACCGCTCTGGCGTGGTGCAGCGGCATGTAGCCGGCTTTCCGTTCGGCCGGAAAGACGTAGTAGCGGCCCGTGCCGCTGCCCTTGAGCGCGGAGCCCTCGTTGCCCGCGCCGTGGTCGGAGTCGGGCATGTACGCGCGCTGGCCCTCCGCGTGCTCGGCCGCCGCGGCGCCCGAGCGGAACTGCACCAGCCAGACCGCGGCCGTGCGGTACCGGCCCTTCTTCCAGGCCTTGGCCGCGACCCGGCGGATGTCCGACTCCAGGAGGTTGGTGTACATGAAGTCCTCGTCCTCGAAGTCGAGTGCGTAGTCCTCCACCCCCATCCACCCGTCCGGCGCGAACATGTCCAGTTCCTTGTCGTCCTCCCAGCCCGCGGGCCGGGGAGCGATCAGCTTGCGCAGATCACCGTCCGTACGGACCCGGCGGTCCTGCGACGCGGGGAGCGGGGCCGGCGCCTGGCCGGCGGGCAGTGCCTTGGCCGGGTAGGCGAGGCCTGGCTGCGAGAGCGCGGTCAGCGGGGTCGGTTCGCGCCGGGCCTGCACGCCGTAGCCGACGGCGGTGCCGGCCGCGATGCCGAGCACCACGGCGGCGGCGATGATCAGGGTGGTGCGGCCGCGCGGGCGCCGCTTCGCCGCGACGGGCCGCGGACCGGACGGCTCCTCGGCCGGAGCCTCGGGAAGCGGCGTCACCGCTGCGGGTGCGACTGCCGGTGCGGGTGCGGGTGCGACTGCCGGTGCGGCTGCCGGTGCGGCTGCCGGTGCGGCCGGCTGTACGACGCCCGCCGCTTGCGGAGCAGATGCTTCCGGTACTGCCGGGTCCACCGCTCCCACCTGGTCGGACGGCTCGGCCGGTCCGTCAGGAATGGTGTCTTTCGGATTCAAAAGGGGTCCCCCCACGAGACCTGAGGCGCGGATTCCGTTATCCGCGCACCCACCTGACCCCCAAGGCGCCAACGAGGTTGCACGGCCGAGGATTACAGTTCGGCATATGCCGAAGAAGCTCGTGATCAAGGTGACCGCAGGTGCCGACTCCGCAGAGCGCTGTTCGCAGGCGTTCACCGTCGCGGCGGTCGCCGTCGCCAGCGGCGTGGAGGTCTCGCTCTGGCTGACCGGGGAGTCCGCCTGGTTCGCCCTG harbors:
- a CDS encoding FABP family protein, which encodes MIEIPSDLHPDLVPLAFLLGNWAGAGVSDFPGAEKCNFGQEVSFSHDGRDFLEYVSHTWVLDAEGNKVSALESESGYWRIDKDRKVEVVMARDQGVIEIWYGELADQKPQIDLVTDAVARTAASGPYSGGKRLYGYVKSDLMWVGEKATPEVELRPYMSAHLKKVVTPEEVEAMAKSLGDDLPDDGIAFFK